AGATATGAGAAAAACTGGATAGGGATCTTTGTTAAAGGATGTTTCTtcattttgtgattttttatgaTATCTTGATTCCCAAGTTGGGTGAGGCTTATTTTCCGAGAAAGTCAAAACATAAGTCTTCAAGTGTTTGTTATTCGCACCACTTGCGtgttgaaatttctttttttcacaATTGATGTGTAACTTCAAGAGCTTAATGATCGTTTTGGTGTAGTGATTTGCTTTTTGGGATGGATAGTTTGAATCCAATCAATTTGTTTGCTAAATTTGATAAAGGTAGAATCATGACTTAAGCAAAGTATTATCCAAATTAGTTTTATAATGGATAGATTTGAGTTACTAACTTGACACTTTCACAATTCATATGCAAGATGGTAATCCCTAATTATCCAACTTGCGAGGAATTCATGATTTGGCAAAGACATTGGTTGAGTCAGATCTTGTGGAGAGTTATGTACATAATGATATTGGGGGTCAATATTTAAATGATTGCTTAGTTACATAAAGCGTGATTTATTTGCAAATATAAGTAATTTTGTCATCATTGACCGTTTCATAATACAATAACTCGTCAAGGACAATTGTAAATGAATGATGggtaatttatgatattattgaaaGTTTTAACTTTGTTCGCTTTATGATCTCAATAGAATGTAGGATGTGAATTTGTAGTATATAACTTGTCATCTTATTACTGTTCATGTTTTGCTGATTGATTTGTCGTATAGACGAATGAAGCCTAAAATTGATGAGTATACTTGGCATCTGGAGACTCCAAATCTTGGATTCCACCTCTGAAGTCTGATCCCAATCTGGTGGCAATGCTTGGTGAATGTAAATTTGATCATAAGTTGTTCATGAAATATTTACCAAGGGCTTTCTTTGTTATTCATGGCATCTTTGGGAAGATTTTTTTGTCTCTTAAGATACCCGTAGTAGTTTGGGTATAGTATTTACTTCTCAGACATGATTGCTGCAGGATTGCAGTTTATCCCGGGAGCGGCTAAACATTTGATTATTGAAGTTGTGGTCTAGTGGATGTATGTATCCGTAGATTGTTCGTTTCTTTGATTGTGGTACCAAAATCGgcatttgtattatttttcttgtagaCATTAGCGTCTACTATTCTGATATATCTGGCTCATAGATGTAGCCATCAACTTAATGTGATGTGGCATTCTAAATTCTTGAGAAAGGTTGTCATTATTAGTTTGGTCTTCCTTTTTATGTTCTGAAGAAGATCTATTGACTTATATTCCACAGAGTATCGGGAGAATGCTCACGGCAATCATATCTTGAACTGTAGTCTTTTGATTCTTAAGAATCAAAAAACATTTACATTGTCTTAATACATGATGGTGTTCACTAATATTCTGAAGTAGGCTTAGCAGCTCTGAGGAGCTACTCTGTCAAACATCATACTTTGAATGGTGCAGCCTGTCATTATGGTAAAACAAAGTGAATCACATTAATACCAACAATCACTGGAGATATCTGTTTTATGATGCTTATTAATTGTCATCTATGCTACTTCTACTAGATCAATCATTGTTGTGATGCTGTCTTCTTCCACTTCAAGCCAATGTATGACATGATCCTTGATCTACAAAAACACAAAGCCTCTAACTATAGTTTCCATTTCCAATGCGACCAGAAATGCTTTAAAAACCTAAGGATTTGATATATTAgtaaaattcatcaataaattCTTTTGGTTCTTGtgatattttctatattgtcTACCATGGAAAGGTTCCATGGAAGGGATTATTAATTTCACTAGACGACACTCTTGGAAATGTGAGGGCCATATCCTTTTACATTAAATCTAGGTGTCCAGCATCAGGGTACCATCCTACTATTCATCCATAATTGTTATTTCTTAGTTTGATATACATATCCTTTTAGTTGCGAGTGGTGGTCAGACCAACTATATTATATGGGGAGAAGTGTTGGCCAGTCAAGAACTCCCGTATCCAGAAGATGTGAATGGTAGAGATGAGGATGTTGAGCTGGATGTGTAGACATACCATGAGAGATAACATTTCGAGCGAAGGTATTCGGGGCAAGGTATGAGTGGTTCTCGTGGAAGATAAGATGTGGGAAGTGACGTTGAGGTGAAGAGGAGAGGTGTGGATTCCCTGGTTAGCAGTTGTAAGAGGTTAGCCGTAGTAGGCTTGAGGAGTGGTGGACGTAGGCTTGAGGTTGAGGTGATTAAGCAGGATATTGTGCAACTTCAGCTCACGaaggacacgacccttaaaagGAGGCTGTGAAGGTCAATGATTagggtagaaggttagtagTCATTCCCTTTTCCCGGAGTTTAGTATTATTAGTTTCTTTCCCTTATTTTTAGATTTCTATCACTATTTGTTATTTCGCCTTGATATCTGATTATCTTGctgttgtttttgtttgttgCTGTGTCCTCTTTTTCACTGTTTGTTCAGCATAGTGTTTTTCAGAAACAGCCTATCTAACTTCTCAAAGGTAGGGATAAGGTCTCGTGTACTCTACCCTCCCCATACCTCACTCGTTGGATTACACTTAATTTGTTGTGGTTGTTATAAACATCCTTTTAGTATACCCCAGCCCATAGAAATTTTTAACCTAGAGACACTGTGAAGCTTATGCTTTAATATACttgtaatgttttttttttttggttggttGGAAATGTACTTCTTGTGTTGGATTACACTTGTCTGATCTCTGCTAGTTCTCTTAGACAGCCTTATGTTGCAGATCTTGTTCCAAGTAATTTCTTTTGGTTTGGCTTTTCAATTCTTTACATCGCTTTTTGTTGACGGGTGGGAAGGGGGATTATATTTTGGATTAGTGTCTTTGACATATTTCTGGCAGTCAATACTTTTCTATTTGGTTGCTATTTGGTACAAGTGTATATTCAGCATACGGAATTGATTTTGATTCTTCCACATTCAGCAGGTCAGCAACTTATGGCAAGGACAAAACATCGACAGTCTGTACCTGTTCCTAAAACTAAGAAAGATAGTCTGGGACCTTCACAGGTAAACCACCTGGATGAAGATAGCTGGATAATAGTCAAGAAGCAGAAAGTTACAATATTGGTCCCACCGCTACCTGCTCCTAAGCAGTCCGTGGTGCATAATGCTGGAGAAAGCCTGATACATGTACCACCGATTAAAGCTACTGATAATCGACCACAACAAGTTGAGATGCATACTGAAGCTCAGGTAGTTTGTGAAAGGGAGGTGCCAAAGTCTTTGGCACCTGAAGTTACTATACCAACAGCTGCCGTAGTAGTTCCACAAATAATTTCTCAGTTCCCAAGACCATTAAGGCAAAGTGAAAGGGAACGTTTAGAAAGTCGACCAATGCCTAGTTTCAAAACTAATAGAAGGACTGGTGTTTGCTCCACCTCTAAGATTACCAAGCCATCAATTATTACTGCTGATAGGGGTACGATGATTAATAAAAGAATAAGAGCAATTAATCTTGAGCGCAAGCTTCAAAGTGCTGGAGGCTTAAGAAGTTGGCTGGTTTCAAGGGGCTTTGAACATTTTGTGAACATCTTTCAGACCAAGAGTATTAACAAGTATCAATTGGCAAATCTAACCATGGAAAAGCTCAAGGAGATGGGTTCGCACGCTGTTGGTCCTAGGAGAAAACTGATACATGCTATTGACTGCCTTTGTCGTCCATGCTGTTTTGATCATCCAAATCTCAAGAGACGAGATGGCTTTGTCAAATGAGATGCTACTAGTACAGATTGTTTTACTTTAAATGTTCATTACAAACTGATCAGGCATGTGCAACAAAGAGGTAGAGTTGTTACTGTCTCTTGTAAATTTTTCAGATCTTTAATTTGGTGCCACTTGCCTGTAGAAGTATAACAAAATGCATTGAACCTCTTAACTGAAAAATCTTTGATTTGGTACTGCTGCTGCATTCTATCAATGAAGTGAGATCAAGAACATTGAAAAATACTGTTACTTGTGCACTTGTCAagcatttgaaaaaaaaatttgtatctAATAGTAGTCTTAAATGATCACATATAGGTTTGATAATTAACATCACTTGTCAAATAAGACAATGTTTCCCCATTAGCATTAACATCAAAATAGTAGTAAGCGAAAGACTAGGTATTACATTTCACCAGCAACAAGTACCTAATTGGGAAAAATGAGTTTTAATTTACTAATTCAAGTGGTTTTTTTCATATCCATAAAATATGAGCACTGCGACAAAGAAGATTTATAGTAacacattttctaaaaaaaaatcatcttgatagctagatattatttttttagttttttattaagTATTCGTGTGATACTTAACAACTTACTCATTCATGTACTATTCGATCATAATCTTGGTATGCTAGTCAGCGTAAGATTCTAGGAATCTTAGTGGCTAAGAGAATGGTAGAGGCTAGAgagagcacacgaaaattgttagAAAAATAGTGGCTAAGAGAATGGTAGAGGCTAGAgagagcacacgaaaattgttaaaaaaattgtgttgtacaaaattttaattgatttttgtttAATGATTTCACAAATGGACGTTCctctatttatataattcacttAGGGACTAATAtgcaaataataattattatacaaGATTCTACGTATTCACAAATAAGCCTCTCCTCTAGAATATTCAACAAATCTAGAATATTTCAAGGATATCCCAGATAAATCTATGATATTTTAGGATTTATCAtggaaaattttcttatttctcaaaaaaatttgactaaaaagTAATGTTCTTTTTATGCTAACTTTAACACAGATAACTTTATGTCACGTGGTGCCTAGATGACTCTTGCCGCCATCGCAAAAGAAATTAGGACTACTCGTAATCATTGTATGGTTATTGAGACCAAAATTCTACAAAAGTGACTTGcaccataaaaaattaaaatgtgcaacaattttactatgtttttttttacagaACCCTCTTAACCCATTAAGTAAGTTTCAAATAGCCTTAGCAGTCGAACGTGCTTGGATTTTTTCATGGGTCAAATATctgtaaattttttcttttaattaggtGGTGGTAGCTGtgatatttatatgtttttataccATGTTGAAATGTGTGTGTTTgcaataaattttgaatttatgaaaaataaataaattgcacaaataaaatctgaagaaacatgaatattttattgataaatcaaTGGGGGTACAATTTTATTCCTCCCTTGATTTTACTcccttaaaatttataaaatttgaagaaatatgaatattttattgataaattaatgtGGGTACAATTTTGTTCCTCCCTCCATTCCATTCTCTTTaagatttataatatttgaagaaacatgaatatttattgataaatcaATGCGAGTAGAATTGTGTTCCTCCCTTGATTCTACTCTTTTAAGATTTATAAATCTGaagaaagataaatattttattgataaatcaaTGCGGGTACAATTTTGTTCCTTCCTTGATTCTACTCTCTTTAAATTTATCCATGGATGGTTATTGACGTATTTCTCGAATGATAATGGTTTAAATTTGACTTCTTTATGAATATTCCATaacttttatgatatattcgaGATTTTCATCTTTAAAATTACCTCAGAGTTTATAGGATATTTGAGATgcattttaagaaaatttaatactCTTTTTATAGGCATAAAGTAGGATTTAAGATTGCCTCCAAAAATTCTAATTGAAACCAAACAAAAACTAACAAGTACACACTGTTTGAAAATCATCCATTATCATTTAGTAAGTCATTGTTAATTCCTCAATAATTCCACCAAACAGACCATCAACATCAAAACTTACTAAATGGATGAACTTCAATTGAAATTGgagatattaaaataaattataataaaatttgaattaaccTATGATTttccttaatatatttttaactcAAATCAATTACCTTAAATTTACTTTGGACTAAAATGAATTTGAAAACTAGTGatgatgaaattaattttgatttttgatgacTTGACTTGAATTTGACATTATTGACCGTTATTTTGGCTAGAGCTGACACATTTAGACTTATAAAAGATTGAAAGCTCATTCTAAACAAGATAAGTTAAGACTTtgctttcaaaagaaaaaaaattcaaaaatgtaCATGCTCCATGTGACTTGTGATGTGGGCATAACACTCATtcttatatgtataaaaaacacaattaattcttattattatttaatttttatcagctattttatatttatattaaaattcagCTTGAGCTTGCAAGTTCAGATTAATGGAGGAGTATCATATTCGTCGATAGTAGGGGTAGCAAAATTAAATCCAACCCGACTCATCTTATTTAGGTTTGGGTTGGTTATTTACCCACCTATTTATTAGCTCAACACATTTTAACTCAACTCATTTCAACCCATTATAAATTGGGTTGATatgtaattcaaattaatttttgaaaaatcttgtcaaagtattcttaatttttttttatattttatatgttttatatagttataataaataaaaagaaattattaggTACTAAAAgcttataaaataacaaatacaactattaaatttagtaaaaattgaGCGGGTTGGATTATGACCCGTTACTAACTCGTTACCTAATTCGTTTTGACCAACACAAATTTTACCCAATCCGCTTAATTGTCGCTCCTAGTCGCTAGTATAACACAATAAATTACTATTCTATCGATAGATCGGATATACTCctttcatttcaaaaagaataatctactttcctttttaatttgtcTTAACAAATGacgtattttcttttttagtaacACTTTGATTTCAGCTTTtaacatgacatgtttaaaatcacacaatttttaatttaataccacaaatttaaaaagtatttacaattttctaaaatatccTTGCAATTCAAATTAGGTCATATTATTAAACAAAGGGAGTAGCTTTTTATTTTGTCCCTTAATTTTGTGTTAAGTCAAAATTCGATTCATATGCCTTTTTTCCTCTTGTCAATTAGATCAGGGGCGGACCTACAGTGGTGCAAGTGGGTTCATATGAACCcactttattgaaaaataacatTGTATATACATGCATATTTAAtcagttttaaaaattttacatatatatatatatatatataattttgaccCCACTAACACAAGTTTAAAGCTTGGCCGAATGGTAGAGGGGGTTCAAGTTCTCCTAGCCAACCAAGGATTGAACCCCAGTataccctttttatttttaattcgtattttgcatttttatttatttattttttatatcttgaACCCACTTTATAAAAATTCTGGATTCGCACTGAATTAAATTGCAGACTCACTTTTTTAAGGGTAGAATGAGTAAATTAACGGTTAATGACTATTCTATCAAAAAGCCAGAAgttttataaaactaaaaatttcaaggaaaaaataagttttttgaatattttttatagcCGCTAGTTTCTTTGATCCCACTCGATCttccttttctattttcttcCAATAGTTCGACCTATCCAGAAAAATTGTCGGCCTACGAATGTGGTTTCGATCCTTCTGGTGATGCCAGGAGTCGTTTTGATATAAGATTTTATCttgttttcattttattttttattcctgATCCGGAAGTAACCTTTTCCTTCCCTTGGGCAGTACCTCCCAACAAGATTGATCTATTTGGATCTTGGTCCATGATGGcctttttattgattttgacGATTGGATCTCTCTATGAATGGAAAAGGGGTGCTTCGGATCGGGAGTAATCACTAGTGATAGGGCAAAAATAGGGGGGAAGGACAAAGGAAAGAGTGATGCCTACATTAAATCAATTGATTCGTCATGGTAGAGAAGAAAAACGGCGCACGGACCGTACTCGAGCTTTAGATCAATGTCCCCAGAAGCAAGGTATCTATATCTTCTCCCCCAGGGCCTACCCCCCAACCTAGAGCAGCTAGGTGGGGAAGTAAAATCAATCCTTGTTCATACATAGGCTTCTCAGGTACGAAATGGGCCACTTCAAATAGGTTCATTGCTCCGGCCCAGAATACGATTAATCCAGCATGGGCTACATGAGCCCCAAGTAGTTTACCGGATAGATTGATAAGTCGGGCATTCCCGGCCCACCAAGCGAAACCTACAAGAGTCGGTTATGGAATAGCCTTTTAGTCGGCTTTCTCGTTCTTAAGGACTTTCTGGCCGGTAGGCTTTATAGCGGACCTGCCTTGCTGACAGCTAggatattacatatataattgcgCTTGCCTTCACTTAGAAACTCTACGCCCCCTATTAGAGTAAGGCATGCTCTCAAAACTAGATTCACTCGTTCTTGTCTCCAGCGATTAACCTATTCCAGAGCAGTCTGGTGATTAGCCTATCCCGCACTACTCGAAGCCTTCGTAAACTCATTGTCGGTTTCTATCGTAGTGGAGGTTGCTGTGAGGAGATCCTTGTGCCAGTGAAGATTGCTTCCAATTCTAATATTAtagaaaagaatattttataaatttaatgatatttatgTGGTCGCACAAACTAggaaaaaattgactaattagGAACATAATTCTGAATTATAGTTTTTTCAATTATGTATCTCACCTTCTATACGGTAGATAATCTTACTATTATGGTATAAAATTTATACCTAATTCTAAATAATATCTTTAATCAATGACCAGATACATTTAatctcaaattaattaaatcttacTATTATGgtaatgacatatatatatatatatatatatatatatatatatatatatatatagctgtTATGAAAAAGTAGCAATAAATAGCTCATAAATAAATAGCATttaatagacaaaaaaaaaagcacaaaTTAGCCCATATTAACCACGGcatattattagttttttttttttaaaaaaaaaaatcttgtgaAATAACTACGACACACTATTCAATTCAATTAGCATAATAGACATATAAATCTATGTTATCCACTACAATGGAtaccttttcaaaaattatatattcaatcaTTTATAATAGGTAAACAATTAACTAAGTTATCTTTTATGACATGATTGGATTTTTATCACTTGGATGAACAATCATGTATACAATGCATTCATGTATACATATTTGTGTattcattcattaaaaatataaacactgaatcgaataattttttatcacttgaatgaattttttatcATGAACAATCGTGTATACAAAAATTCATGTATGCATACATGTGTATTCATTCACTAAATTTGTATACATTCTAGATTCTTTCTTTAGTGTGTAAATGAGGGATTACActtgaaaattaaaatgttgaatattacacaagtaaaaaatattcaaagttAGAAGATTCATCACTTTCTATAATCCTTCTCCTTCTAGCAACCTCAACTTGAATAActcttttctatatttttttatcagcAGCACCAACCGATTCACATTGTGTACCTTTAAAATTATCCTTACTACGAACCGGATACTGCGAAGAACTTGCATGActcaaatttgaagtttttggTGGAGattcaacaaaatcaaaatctctttttttaggaataattttttaaatatttttcttaaccaTGAAATTGATACACACAATTAATTACTATCTCCTTAATTTTCACCCAAATATAAAAactttcaacttgaaaaaaaaaacaagaaaaaagttAACAACAATATCAAAAGTGAAAACATACAAATCTTCTAGAGaaaataaaacatcaatttttaacACTTCTATTAAAAGGATTGAAGAAGAATGATCTAAATATTtacattatcaataaatatttaccaattaaaaaaaacgcgtatatgaaaaaagaagagaaaaaaaaagggaacaaAGTGCCACTTCCCTTTAAATATGCAACATGTTGtcactaattttaaaaaaataattaatttaaaaattaaattacttttcatatattaacGTGGGCCATAAGGGCCAAAATAtgccaattttaatttttaaaaatctttttttgttaaaaaaaaaaaacaaaaagatgcCATATATTGCCAATTAATTAGAAGAGTGTGCATGCTGTGCcattttttcaattctaaataaTATCTTTAATCAACCACCAGATACATTTAatctcaaattaattaattcctcCGATCAAATGGCCCtttaattaacaattaatttttttaatcttgttcataaatcatattagaaaataataaggTATACTATAATTTCGATAATGTTGAGTGTTGACCATACAAGTTATACCCTCTGAGGATGCTCGGGGTCATTTAGAGGTCAGATGTCTTTAACTCTActctttatcattattattagtttaattttacttagttcattattttgaaaataatttttttatattttttattttcaatatatcaagaaaaaaataattatattttttatatatattttgctttttatattaattattgatttctcAGATTATTTCTTGAGAATTAAGCTTATACATCAATTGATATgtgtattataataatatattattttttaagaagcatataaaatttaaagtaacAAATAATACCATAAAGAAGTGGTGAGTGGTGTActaaattaaattctttttgaCCTACCAATTGGACTACGTTATTTCTTATGATTACGAGTCTGTTTGGCTCAgattaaaagctggtcaaattGACTTAGATGcttatttttgacttatttagttgtttggtaatactcaaaataacttattttaagtttaaaaaaaaattattttaagtcaaaagttaaaagctggggtaggggtgctttttttttagctaataagctattttaagttgaccacatttttatctttttgcccttaatattttcaTACAATCTCCGAATTACCCACATAATTCTTACAtatctttctttcatttttcctttttcacgtttggcatagcaacttcagcacttttatccaaacgtataactgcttattttaaaaatgagtttcagcactttcaaaagtacctttttaaagctgcttttattaagctcatccaaacgggccctataTCTGGAGgctattaaatttgaattaacgAAAATCGTGATTATCCGATTAAACTCGATatattacttatataataattacAGAATATATCAAATGTTAGTTGGTGAAATCCATTCTCCAAACCAGTAGGTGATTCACGGGTTTGAGGGTTTGTTTTCAGCACTAAGGTCATCCCAAGCCAGCACTACTTCACttcaatttgttttatattagaaaaacacatttttttattgctctaaagtaaaaaaataatactcaaaaggtttttttttatccACTTTTTAAGTCTCAAACAAACTCGTCTTTAAAGTAATGGTGctcccatttttttaaaatcctaaatttaccAATGATTACATCATTGTCTTTCCAAGATCAACAAAATCTTGATGATTGatcatatgatttttatttgtgaGAGAGATGGGAATGCCTTTTTGTCTTTGGGTGCATATGACAAACTAATGCTATTACACTCATCTTTGCATCAAAAAATCCATTCCATCAAAAGTTGAGAGACTCTTAGAATAAAATGGCAAAGTGCATGGAAAAAACATTGATTCTCATGCATATATATTAGAGGGAAAAGGCATAATTTCATTCTTGAACTTATCTCAAGAAGTCAATTACATGCTTATTAAATTATCGTAATGATctattcatatatttctttttttctttttctttaccttTCCCTAGGAGCTCCCACCCCTTTTACTTCCTTGGTGACTCGAACTCACAACCTTCAGGTTGGAAGTGAGAGGTGCTTACCATCCGAACAACTCTCTCTCATTCCTATTACACACCTTTActatttaaaagtaatttttttaacccCCTAAAATTGACGAGgcaaaaaacttattttaaaaaaaacgcATTTGACGATAAAGAAGTTAAAATCTTTGTTTTTACTATCCCTCCACCGCCACCCAACacctcttctttattttttttcatcattttttcatAGCCAATTTTCATCCACCCCACTATACCTCCATCAAAATCCTCTCCCCCATCCCACATCATATCCTATTTTAATGCTTATTTGATTtcaccatttttattttatttgatttttctctTTGGCTTTGTTGGTGGTTGACAAAATTGATGGttaagttttataaataaaatataatgatagATTTATTGGTGTGGGGTGACAAAGAAGCGAGATTTGAAGGTGGTGGAGAAGTAAAAATCGTTATTGGTAATGACGATAGTGATATTTAATGGTGGGATGATGTAATTTTGGTGATAAATTTGTCTATGGTGTCAAATTTTGTCATGGATTTCTCTAATTTTTGTGAGAATAATAGTGATAGTATGATTTTGATGGTGGATTTGATTGTAGGTCAGGAAGTTTATGATGGCTATTTTGATTTTCatggtgatatatatatattatatatatataatatatatatatatatatggtggTGATTTCATGGTGGTGTTcaatgaagaagaaataattgaataatatgAAGAATTCTAGTAAAAAATTGACATGACATCTGATGTGGTAGTGACATGGCATTGATGTAGCGTAAGTGTGATACACCTTCCATTGTGAGAATGATGCTACACATCTTAGGGGGTaaaaaaattcactattttGCCGTAGAGGTGTGTAATAGGTCACTATATTAATTTAACCGTATAACTGACTTTTCCAAATCAAGTTCGTGGAGTAATGTTTTGTTCcctatattaaaagataaaaggtAAGAATTAAAATATCTAGAGGTGGCATTCAATATTAAGTTATTGATATATAAAGATtaacatattataataaatCTACAAATAATTGAAACTTAGTTGATGACATTAATCTTAgaataattgattaataaaattttcactTTTTCCTCGCCActattaatatataaagattttatttatttttttaaaaaaatcactcatttttaaataataagaaaatgctAAGAAATTATTTACTTTAAACCACATGAAAACTGAAATTAGGTTTTAGGCCTAATCAAACCCCAAAAGCGAGTATatccatctcattaaccattgatgtgggacttttgtcattctttaatactCCGCCTCACGCCCAGTGCTTAGTATCTGGTACGtaagaaattttgattttgggggctCCAACATCGTGTGAGATGGACCCTGCTCTAAGGGTGGCAAACAGATCGGTTTTTGGCCGGTCCAATCCGGTTCCAATTCGGTTCCCGTACCGGTCCGTCCGGTACCAGTTGAACCGGTAAGGAACCGTTCTTTTGGTATACCTGACCGGTTCCCGTTTTTTTATCCGGTTGAACCGGTTTCGAACCGGTCCGATCCGGTAAGAACTGCTTTAGTcggtttttcaatttttttaattaaggtgGCTGTTTTATGACCGTTGGGCCCTTCTAGCCGTTGGGCTGGGGCCCAAAACTGTCAACTATCACCCCCACCCCTTTCTAATTAATCCATTTACACTATAAATATActcttttttccattttaaatcacaaattcaCTACTTATACAAACTTATACAATCTCTCAAAATCTCAATTTTAAATctctcataaattattaattattatattgtgataTTGAGTTGGAGTTTGAATTTCGGAAGCTACAATACGCATCTATCAAATCCGGCTTCGATTATACGACTACTTTTACGTAGACGTTTGGTACATTCGTTCCAACTAtcaaattttattgttatttgtttattaatttagttgttttatctcttttattattgttttatcgaaaacttgatttcgaaaagagttcattttattttaagatattttcgacttttagaagtcgccacttaatttttaagaaaaatcaagaaa
The DNA window shown above is from Solanum lycopersicum chromosome 11, SLM_r2.1 and carries:
- the LOC101259114 gene encoding uncharacterized protein, encoding MSLSNHEFLASWRAWIYHLAYESSGQQLMARTKHRQSVPVPKTKKDSLGPSQVNHLDEDSWIIVKKQKVTILVPPLPAPKQSVVHNAGESLIHVPPIKATDNRPQQVEMHTEAQVVCEREVPKSLAPEVTIPTAAVVVPQIISQFPRPLRQSERERLESRPMPSFKTNRRTGVCSTSKITKPSIITADRGTMINKRIRAINLERKLQSAGGLRSWLVSRGFEHFVNIFQTKSINKYQLANLTMEKLKEMGSHAVGPRRKLIHAIDCLCRPCCFDHPNLKRRDGFVK
- the LOC138339383 gene encoding NADH-ubiquinone oxidoreductase chain 3; its protein translation is MSKLTPLVSLIPLDLPFLFSSNSSTYPEKLSAYECGFDPSGDARSRFDIRFYLVFILFFIPDPEVTFSFPWAVPPNKIDLFGSWSMMAFLLILTIGSLYEWKRGASDRE